A portion of the Flavobacterium limnophilum genome contains these proteins:
- a CDS encoding aspartate kinase — protein sequence MKTVSSIVENYIKTKPFLLNALSLGIINLTSLSRNIMVELESEFGKEVKQGAVVMALKRLTEELDFRLNHKINKVIKNIGEITVRSALTDYTFAASDTVLNKQADLITDINTFSDIFYTSSRGVNETNIVVSNSVNHLVDKHFANEKLIQKLENLASITVKLPKENIVVPGIYYFIFQRLAWEGIIINEVISTSNEFTILVSEDEVDVAFKVIKDLKN from the coding sequence ATGAAAACAGTTTCCTCGATTGTAGAAAATTACATTAAAACCAAACCTTTTCTACTAAACGCTTTATCGTTAGGAATAATCAATTTGACGTCATTGTCCAGGAACATCATGGTCGAATTGGAAAGTGAATTTGGCAAGGAAGTGAAACAAGGTGCTGTAGTAATGGCTTTAAAAAGACTAACCGAAGAGTTGGATTTTAGACTCAACCACAAAATCAATAAAGTAATCAAAAACATTGGCGAAATCACGGTTCGTTCGGCTTTGACGGATTATACTTTTGCCGCTTCGGACACCGTTTTGAACAAACAAGCCGATTTGATTACCGACATCAACACTTTTTCGGATATATTTTATACTTCATCACGAGGTGTAAACGAAACCAATATCGTGGTCAGCAACAGTGTGAATCATCTGGTTGACAAACATTTTGCGAACGAAAAATTGATTCAAAAATTGGAAAACCTGGCTTCGATTACGGTAAAATTACCTAAAGAAAACATCGTTGTTCCCGGAATATATTATTTCATTTTCCAACGTTTGGCTTGGGAAGGTATCATCATCAATGAAGTAATTTCAACTTCGAACGAATTTACCATTTTGGTAAGCGAAGACGAAGTGGATGTGGCTTTCAAAGTGATTAAAGATTTGAAAAACTAA
- a CDS encoding endonuclease yields the protein MKKPYTLLLLIFSYMASGQVVINELDSDTPSTDDREFVELKSTVPNFPLDGYVLVFFNGNPTSSTANQSYYTIGLNGLTTDANGIILIGNSLISPAPDKLFPDNIIQNGADGVGLYLGNPSDFPEFTLATKTNLIDALMYDTKDADATDLMTLLGVSIQYDEDQNNLKETQSVQRKTDGTYETKNPTPGANNDGSGIIFNGITITVNTANKNEGDSFPITFTTQTNVSSDLTFTFTLNNSSFTTADFTGNMTVFIPSGSNTFTTNITLTDDVLDEGDETLKIKIGTIPSQYKRLNDNLEIRVIDNDFTVAPFGTPLNPTYGIVSSTAPTGYYATLEGLSGAALKQAVQNIIANPAVVHAHNYGDIIEILKTADQNPKNSNEVWLMYVEQSRSKLEFQDTGINTGKWNREHIYPQSRGGFTDGTESIPDGINVWLPTNADDILAGHADAHHLRAEDGAENSLRSNNDYGLTGYNGPSGTSGSWKGDVARSVFYMAVRYNALSVVNGDIADTTVGQLGDLASLLIWNTLDPSDDFEMNRNNYIYTWQVNRNPFIDYPDLANYIWGSKVGQVWHSNLSTNDFANLKISLYPNPAQKSIAISGLNEKATIEIYNSIGAKILESKFSGETQLKIDFPAGIYFAKINSENKTIVKKFLVE from the coding sequence ATGAAAAAACCATACACTCTGCTACTTTTAATATTCAGCTATATGGCTTCTGGTCAAGTTGTCATCAACGAACTCGATTCCGATACGCCAAGTACCGACGATAGAGAATTTGTCGAATTAAAATCTACTGTACCCAATTTTCCGTTGGATGGTTATGTATTGGTTTTCTTCAATGGAAATCCCACTTCATCAACCGCAAATCAAAGTTATTACACTATTGGTCTAAACGGATTGACAACCGATGCCAATGGAATAATTCTCATTGGGAATTCGCTGATTTCTCCTGCTCCAGACAAATTATTTCCCGACAACATTATCCAAAATGGTGCCGATGGCGTTGGCCTTTATCTAGGAAATCCATCTGATTTCCCTGAATTTACATTGGCAACAAAAACAAATCTCATCGACGCACTCATGTACGACACCAAAGATGCCGATGCCACGGATTTAATGACATTGTTGGGCGTTTCCATACAATATGATGAAGATCAAAATAACCTTAAAGAGACGCAATCCGTACAAAGAAAAACCGACGGAACTTATGAAACCAAAAATCCAACTCCCGGAGCCAATAACGACGGAAGTGGCATCATTTTCAACGGAATCACGATAACTGTAAATACCGCCAACAAAAATGAAGGCGATAGTTTCCCGATTACTTTCACCACACAAACCAATGTAAGCAGTGATTTGACCTTTACTTTCACTTTAAATAATTCTTCTTTCACGACTGCCGATTTTACTGGAAACATGACCGTTTTCATTCCTTCGGGTTCCAATACCTTCACGACAAACATCACCCTTACTGACGATGTTTTGGACGAAGGCGATGAAACTTTAAAAATTAAAATTGGCACTATTCCATCCCAATACAAACGCCTCAACGACAATCTCGAGATTCGGGTTATCGATAACGATTTTACCGTTGCTCCTTTTGGAACACCTTTAAACCCAACTTATGGAATCGTTTCCAGCACAGCTCCTACGGGATATTATGCAACTCTCGAAGGACTTTCGGGCGCAGCTTTGAAACAAGCCGTTCAAAATATTATTGCCAACCCAGCCGTGGTTCACGCCCACAATTATGGCGATATCATCGAAATTCTTAAAACCGCCGATCAAAACCCAAAAAACAGCAACGAAGTTTGGTTGATGTATGTCGAGCAATCTCGTTCAAAACTAGAATTCCAAGACACGGGAATCAATACCGGAAAATGGAATCGCGAACACATTTATCCGCAATCGCGTGGCGGTTTTACTGATGGAACCGAAAGCATTCCAGACGGAATCAATGTTTGGCTGCCGACAAATGCCGATGATATTCTTGCCGGTCACGCCGACGCCCACCACCTTCGTGCCGAAGACGGAGCCGAAAACAGTTTGCGCAGCAATAACGATTATGGATTGACGGGTTACAACGGACCAAGCGGAACTTCTGGTTCTTGGAAAGGCGATGTGGCGCGTTCGGTTTTTTATATGGCGGTTCGTTACAATGCACTTAGTGTTGTCAATGGCGACATTGCAGACACAACCGTTGGGCAATTGGGAGATTTGGCTTCTTTGTTGATATGGAACACTTTAGACCCATCGGATGATTTTGAGATGAATCGAAATAATTACATCTACACTTGGCAGGTCAACCGAAATCCATTTATTGATTATCCCGATTTGGCCAATTATATTTGGGGTTCAAAAGTGGGTCAAGTTTGGCATTCGAATTTATCGACCAATGATTTCGCCAATCTAAAAATAAGCCTTTATCCCAATCCAGCCCAAAAATCAATTGCCATTTCTGGTTTGAACGAAAAAGCAACTATCGAAATATACAACAGTATTGGAGCAAAAATATTGGAATCCAAATTCTCGGGTGAAACCCAATTGAAAATCGATTTTCCTGCCGGAATCTATTTTGCCAAAATCAATTCAGAAAATAAAACAATCGTGAAAAAATTCTTGGTGGAATAA
- a CDS encoding S66 peptidase family protein — translation MRTIQFSCLNGIAVFYKLPILIFIFQTVNIQAQTPMKIPPSLQKGDTIALLATARKNIDDNLKPAIDLLHSWGLEVVIGSSIGLDNNQLAGTDEQRAADFQQQMDNPNIKAIWCVRGGYGTVRMIDLLDFTRFKQNPKWIVGFSDVTVIHSYVNKLNIATIHGAMPITVGKASVESIESLRKALFGESLEYEMPFNTENRLGNAKGEIVGGNLSILYSLMGSNAQIDCKGKILFIEDLDEYLYHIDRMMMSLKRCGCFDGLNGLIVGTMTKMKDNDIPWGKNANQIIADVIKEYSFPVFYNFPAGHFHDNRALIFGKQVSLELNATTSKVIFE, via the coding sequence ATGCGTACTATTCAATTTTCTTGCCTAAATGGTATCGCTGTTTTTTATAAATTGCCAATTCTTATTTTTATTTTTCAAACTGTCAACATTCAAGCCCAAACACCAATGAAGATACCGCCTAGCTTACAAAAAGGAGACACAATAGCCCTATTGGCAACAGCCCGAAAAAACATAGATGACAATCTTAAACCGGCAATAGATTTACTGCATAGTTGGGGATTGGAAGTCGTAATAGGTTCATCCATTGGACTAGACAACAATCAATTGGCCGGAACCGACGAACAGCGCGCGGCAGATTTTCAGCAACAAATGGACAACCCCAACATCAAGGCGATATGGTGCGTTCGCGGCGGTTATGGCACGGTTCGAATGATTGATTTATTGGACTTTACCCGATTCAAACAAAACCCAAAATGGATTGTCGGTTTCAGCGACGTAACCGTGATTCACAGCTATGTGAACAAATTAAACATTGCCACCATTCACGGCGCCATGCCGATAACCGTTGGAAAAGCCAGCGTCGAATCGATAGAAAGTTTGCGAAAAGCACTTTTTGGCGAAAGCCTGGAATATGAAATGCCTTTCAACACCGAAAACCGACTCGGCAATGCCAAAGGGGAAATAGTGGGCGGAAATCTATCCATTTTATACAGCCTGATGGGTTCGAATGCGCAAATAGATTGCAAGGGGAAAATACTTTTCATCGAAGACTTGGACGAATATTTATACCACATCGACCGGATGATGATGAGCCTGAAACGTTGCGGTTGTTTTGACGGATTGAACGGGTTGATTGTTGGAACAATGACCAAAATGAAGGACAACGACATTCCTTGGGGGAAAAATGCCAACCAAATTATTGCAGATGTCATCAAAGAGTATTCTTTCCCGGTTTTTTATAATTTTCCGGCGGGACATTTTCACGACAACCGAGCCTTGATTTTTGGCAAACAAGTTTCATTGGAATTAAACGCAACAACTTCTAAAGTAATTTTCGAATAA
- a CDS encoding carboxypeptidase-like regulatory domain-containing protein: MKKIILSTLFVMQIVFAFAQSGTGVSGKVVDSKTQKPMQSVIVSVQNTNLMQLTDASGKFSFDKVETGNQLLRIRTNGYKDQLLQVEIVEGQLLDMGPIALEEDLTQEKQMTLISITDNDLSDDNSGSESTAGLLQASKDVFQQAAAYNFGQARFSVRGIDNEYSNILINGVSMNRVSDGRPQYSNWGGLNDATRNQEFTDGSKPSDYSFGGIAGTQYITTRASVYRPGTRISFLGTNTNYSYRAMATHASGMDKNGWAYVISGGRRWAQEGYFDGTDYAANSLFASIEKKINDKHSINFTSIYAQNRRGKNSPNTQEVTDLKDFKYNSYWGYQEGEKRNSRVKDVEEPIFTLSHYWKFNSKTRLHTNLSYQFGEIGNSRIDFQKADNPDPNYYKKLPSYYTTLYTYSNDIATYTPDFAAAEQAKANFLAQPQMDWTAMYRINNENIANGSRYVLYEDRTDDKTLIANTILSSQLADNIVMNAGGSFTKSKSANFQNLLDLLGGTHFNDIDTFGTTDDQQQSDLNNPNRMVGVGDKYGYNYNVNATKIDAFTQFKFTYDKIDFYLGQSFTRSSYQREGLYKNGYYPDSSLGKSEKLNFDNFGFKGGMTYKLTGQHYFDFNGVYMSKAPNTKDVFPNARLNNDTTDNITNEIIKSADASYIIRMPSLKARFTAYFNETENTTDISFYYADAVSLGNGEFVSEVVTGQNKRNKGVEVGLEYQVTSTIKATAVAAYGEYTYTNNPNLAIHADGVTEDIFNGKTYMEGYKQAGMPQQAYSAGLEYRDPKFWWISANVNYLSNNYLDVAPLIRTSQYITESDQANFPYDAALSASYLAQEKFDAFTLVNLVGGKTWRIKEKTLGLFANVNNVFDIQYKTGGFEQARNASYSELYKDHQGPTRAFGPKYFYGYGRTFMVNIYLNF; the protein is encoded by the coding sequence ATGAAAAAAATTATTCTCAGTACATTATTTGTAATGCAAATAGTGTTTGCTTTTGCGCAATCAGGTACGGGTGTTTCCGGAAAAGTGGTTGATTCAAAAACACAAAAACCGATGCAAAGTGTTATCGTTTCTGTACAAAACACCAATTTAATGCAGCTTACGGACGCAAGCGGAAAATTCTCTTTCGACAAAGTAGAGACCGGAAATCAATTATTGCGTATCAGAACCAATGGTTACAAAGACCAATTACTTCAGGTTGAAATTGTCGAAGGACAACTATTGGATATGGGACCCATAGCCCTGGAAGAAGACTTGACCCAAGAAAAACAAATGACCCTAATTTCCATCACCGACAACGATTTAAGCGATGACAATAGTGGTTCTGAAAGTACGGCAGGATTGCTTCAAGCCTCAAAAGACGTTTTTCAACAAGCGGCGGCCTACAATTTTGGACAAGCCCGATTTAGTGTTCGTGGAATTGACAATGAATATTCGAATATTTTAATAAACGGGGTTTCGATGAATCGCGTATCCGACGGAAGACCGCAATACAGCAACTGGGGAGGACTGAATGATGCCACTCGAAATCAAGAGTTTACGGACGGCTCCAAACCATCGGATTATTCTTTTGGAGGAATTGCCGGAACACAATATATCACGACGCGCGCTTCGGTTTACAGACCGGGAACACGAATTTCGTTTTTAGGAACCAATACCAATTACAGCTACAGGGCAATGGCGACACACGCTTCGGGCATGGACAAAAACGGTTGGGCTTATGTTATTTCAGGCGGAAGAAGATGGGCTCAAGAAGGCTATTTTGACGGAACGGATTATGCCGCCAATTCCTTGTTTGCCAGTATCGAAAAGAAAATCAACGACAAACACAGCATTAACTTCACCTCTATTTATGCACAAAACAGAAGAGGAAAGAATTCACCAAATACCCAAGAAGTTACCGATTTAAAAGACTTTAAATACAATTCCTATTGGGGTTACCAAGAAGGCGAAAAAAGAAATTCAAGGGTAAAAGACGTCGAAGAGCCAATTTTTACTTTAAGCCATTATTGGAAATTCAATTCCAAAACAAGACTTCACACCAATCTTTCGTATCAATTTGGAGAAATAGGAAACAGCCGTATCGATTTTCAAAAAGCGGATAATCCAGATCCAAACTATTACAAAAAATTGCCGAGTTATTACACGACCTTATATACCTACAGCAATGACATTGCCACATACACGCCGGATTTTGCTGCGGCAGAACAGGCAAAAGCCAATTTTCTGGCCCAACCGCAAATGGATTGGACGGCTATGTACCGCATCAACAACGAAAACATTGCAAACGGCAGCCGTTATGTTTTATATGAAGACAGAACAGACGACAAAACACTAATTGCCAACACGATTCTTTCTTCGCAATTGGCCGACAACATCGTCATGAATGCCGGAGGAAGTTTTACAAAATCAAAATCGGCCAACTTTCAAAATTTGTTGGACCTTTTGGGAGGAACCCATTTTAATGACATTGACACTTTTGGAACTACCGATGACCAACAGCAATCGGATTTGAACAATCCAAATAGAATGGTTGGCGTAGGAGACAAATATGGCTATAATTACAATGTAAATGCCACCAAAATAGATGCCTTTACCCAGTTTAAATTCACTTACGACAAAATAGATTTTTACCTTGGACAATCTTTCACCAGAAGTTCTTATCAAAGAGAAGGATTGTACAAAAATGGTTATTATCCAGATAGTTCATTGGGAAAAAGTGAAAAATTAAACTTTGACAATTTCGGATTCAAAGGCGGAATGACTTATAAATTGACCGGACAACATTATTTTGATTTCAACGGGGTTTACATGTCAAAAGCACCGAACACGAAAGACGTTTTTCCTAATGCCCGTTTAAACAACGACACGACAGACAACATCACGAACGAAATCATAAAAAGTGCCGATGCCAGTTATATCATCAGAATGCCAAGTCTTAAAGCAAGATTTACGGCTTACTTCAATGAAACCGAAAACACCACGGATATTTCTTTTTATTATGCCGATGCCGTTAGTTTAGGAAATGGCGAATTTGTTTCTGAAGTGGTTACGGGGCAAAACAAAAGAAACAAAGGAGTTGAAGTTGGATTGGAATATCAAGTTACATCTACCATCAAGGCAACTGCAGTGGCTGCCTACGGCGAATATACTTACACCAACAATCCTAATTTAGCGATTCACGCAGATGGTGTAACCGAAGACATCTTCAACGGAAAGACCTATATGGAAGGTTATAAACAAGCCGGAATGCCACAACAAGCTTATTCTGCCGGGTTGGAATATCGTGATCCAAAGTTTTGGTGGATTAGTGCAAACGTAAATTATTTGTCCAATAATTATTTGGATGTTGCGCCATTAATAAGAACATCGCAATATATTACGGAATCAGACCAAGCCAATTTCCCTTATGACGCTGCCCTTTCGGCCAGTTATTTGGCCCAAGAAAAATTTGATGCCTTTACATTGGTCAACCTTGTTGGTGGAAAAACTTGGAGAATAAAAGAAAAAACCTTGGGATTGTTTGCCAACGTCAACAATGTATTTGACATACAATACAAAACCGGTGGATTCGAACAAGCAAGAAACGCTTCGTACAGCGAATTATACAAAGACCATCAAGGGCCAACTCGTGCCTTTGGTCCGAAATATTTCTACGGATACGGAAGAACATTCATGGTCAACATTTATTTAAACTTTTAA
- a CDS encoding FAD-binding and (Fe-S)-binding domain-containing protein: MLAPSYQKLKDILSASIDSKRILDNPLQTLAYGTDASFYRLIPKIVILAHNEAEVVEIIKEAKKLDIALTFRAAGTSLSGQAITDSVLVVATHGWKSFELLENNQKIKLEPGIVGSRANTFLTPHGLKIGPDPASIGAAMIGGIVANNASGMCCGTAQNSYQTIADIRIVLNDGTILDTADSESVAAFKNNQKALIQEIESLRDTIKNDETLYHFIKNKFKIKNTTGYSINALVDYQDPIDIIKHLMVGSEGTLAFISNVTFKTVIDEKFKSCSLLIFNTIQEACNATILLKSAPVAAVELLDRESIRSVEFDPDAPEYFRTLPESACALLVECRDNDLVVLQQKQDAIRLQIKSIPTYTDYEFTSDPQQYYFNWKARKGLLPTVGGLRKNGTSVIIEDVAFPLPQLAEACLALKDLFKKYEYQDAVLFGHALEGNLHFVFSQDFSNQSEVDRYEKLMAELADLVVNRFNGSLKAEHGTGRNMAPFVEKEWGTAAYEIMKRIKNIFDPNNKINPDVLINPDPKAHLKNLKPMPESYAIVDKCMECGFCEPHCVSEGLTLSPRQRIVIAREISRLEESNDDPERLAEIRKDVTYQLDETCATDGLCALACPVYIDTGKFVKEWRANELNAGDKKVAAYIGSHMAGTTAILRVGLKVISFFHSILGTTIITALSNGFHFITFGKVPKWIPEMPKGANKINTNQQQ, from the coding sequence ATGTTGGCACCATCCTATCAAAAGTTGAAAGATATTTTATCGGCTTCCATTGACTCCAAACGTATTTTGGACAATCCATTGCAAACCCTTGCTTATGGAACCGATGCCAGTTTTTATAGACTCATTCCCAAAATCGTCATTCTGGCGCACAACGAAGCCGAAGTAGTCGAAATTATAAAAGAAGCCAAAAAACTTGATATCGCCTTGACTTTTCGCGCTGCAGGAACAAGTTTGTCTGGTCAAGCCATTACCGATTCGGTTTTGGTGGTGGCCACACACGGATGGAAAAGTTTCGAACTTTTGGAAAACAACCAAAAAATAAAACTGGAACCCGGAATTGTCGGTTCGCGTGCCAATACTTTTTTGACACCGCACGGATTAAAAATTGGTCCCGACCCAGCTTCCATCGGAGCTGCGATGATTGGTGGAATTGTGGCCAATAACGCTAGCGGAATGTGTTGCGGAACTGCCCAGAATTCCTATCAAACCATAGCAGACATCCGAATTGTATTGAACGACGGAACCATTTTGGACACCGCCGATTCTGAAAGTGTTGCGGCTTTCAAAAACAATCAAAAAGCCTTGATTCAAGAAATTGAAAGCCTGAGAGATACTATCAAAAACGATGAAACCTTATATCATTTCATCAAAAATAAATTCAAGATAAAAAACACCACGGGCTACAGCATCAATGCCTTGGTCGATTATCAAGACCCGATTGACATCATCAAACATTTGATGGTGGGGTCGGAAGGAACATTGGCTTTTATTTCGAATGTTACTTTCAAGACGGTTATTGACGAAAAATTTAAATCCTGTTCTTTACTTATTTTCAACACGATCCAGGAGGCTTGCAACGCCACAATTTTATTAAAATCAGCACCCGTTGCAGCGGTGGAATTATTGGACAGGGAATCTATTCGCTCTGTAGAATTCGATCCCGATGCACCAGAATATTTTAGAACATTACCCGAATCGGCTTGCGCTTTATTGGTCGAATGCCGGGACAACGATTTAGTCGTTTTACAACAAAAACAGGATGCTATCCGGTTACAAATAAAATCTATTCCGACTTATACAGATTATGAATTTACCAGCGACCCCCAACAATATTATTTCAATTGGAAAGCCCGAAAAGGCTTGTTGCCAACGGTTGGTGGACTACGAAAAAACGGAACTTCGGTTATTATTGAAGACGTTGCTTTTCCTTTGCCACAACTTGCCGAAGCTTGTTTGGCTTTGAAAGATTTATTCAAAAAATACGAATACCAAGATGCTGTTTTATTTGGTCACGCTCTCGAAGGAAACTTGCATTTTGTGTTTTCCCAAGATTTTTCAAACCAATCCGAAGTCGATCGCTACGAAAAACTGATGGCGGAATTGGCGGATTTAGTCGTGAATCGATTCAACGGTTCCTTGAAAGCCGAACACGGAACAGGGCGGAATATGGCTCCTTTTGTGGAGAAAGAATGGGGAACGGCGGCTTATGAAATCATGAAACGCATCAAAAACATTTTTGATCCCAACAACAAAATCAATCCCGATGTTTTAATCAATCCCGACCCGAAAGCGCATCTCAAAAACTTGAAACCAATGCCCGAATCCTACGCCATTGTTGATAAATGTATGGAATGCGGCTTTTGCGAACCGCATTGTGTTTCCGAAGGTTTGACGTTGTCGCCGCGCCAGAGAATCGTTATTGCGCGAGAAATTTCCCGATTGGAAGAATCTAATGACGACCCAGAACGATTGGCTGAGATTCGAAAAGACGTTACTTATCAACTGGACGAAACTTGTGCCACCGATGGACTTTGTGCGTTAGCCTGCCCTGTTTATATCGATACTGGAAAATTTGTAAAAGAATGGCGTGCCAATGAACTCAATGCTGGCGATAAAAAAGTAGCCGCTTACATAGGTTCTCATATGGCTGGAACTACGGCAATTTTGAGAGTGGGCTTGAAAGTGATTTCCTTTTTCCATTCCATCCTTGGAACTACAATTATTACCGCTTTATCGAATGGTTTCCATTTTATCACCTTTGGAAAAGTCCCAAAATGGATTCCCGAAATGCCCAAAGGAGCCAATAAAATCAACACGAATCAACAGCAGTAA
- a CDS encoding YraN family protein, which translates to MAEHNELGKLGEELAVEFLRKEGYEILETNWRFQKAEIDIISQKENTLAIVEVKTRSSLEFGLPQDFVKPKKIQLLVKAVNEYVVSKDLDVDVRFDIIAVHKEDKSFVIEHLKDAFYHF; encoded by the coding sequence ATGGCCGAACACAACGAATTAGGAAAACTAGGCGAAGAATTGGCCGTTGAATTTCTTCGGAAAGAAGGCTATGAAATTCTGGAAACCAATTGGAGGTTCCAGAAAGCCGAAATAGACATTATCTCCCAAAAAGAAAATACACTTGCGATAGTCGAGGTAAAAACACGTTCATCACTAGAATTTGGCTTGCCACAGGATTTCGTGAAACCCAAAAAAATCCAACTTTTAGTGAAAGCCGTCAACGAATACGTAGTTTCCAAAGATTTGGATGTCGATGTCCGTTTTGACATAATTGCTGTCCACAAAGAGGATAAATCTTTTGTAATTGAACACCTTAAAGACGCTTTTTATCATTTTTAA
- a CDS encoding DUF5689 domain-containing protein: MKNKIKNIVIITAFMGLFSSCVNDTYDTPKFDCTNPGLTKTKEVADLYTSAPVNGTTVIYPAAAKDPVTGKEIFDYIEAYVVSSDEGGNFYKSMYFQPTDGSKGFNLSIDEVNLYGKNFQPGKKVFLKLNGLAYANPTSFGRGLIFGAPPTEQYAVDRLATLVYPKHLIASCDVVSEDAIVHKITLTQALSGANYLNTLVEIDDVQFTDESAGGTYDSNREDDYDSSIYVTDGAKTLTIRTSRFANFAGYKVPAGKGKIRGVLTRYNSTYQIIMRTERDANMPNPRVDYTPALVGSNSTVFPATVNETFESYSSSPSQTNFPNYINDAAVGSRYFEVKTFSSNKYIQMTSFGSGGANNTYLFVPVNMTTASTFSFKSNMGYWNGAVLKVYYVLAADYTPGGKIDVTKMTNITSTFTIPTTPTSGYGTTFTASGNYAIPATVTGNGYFVFEYAGNANAFPAVTTTLQLDSILIN; encoded by the coding sequence ATGAAAAATAAAATAAAAAACATAGTTATCATCACGGCATTCATGGGCTTGTTCTCCAGTTGTGTGAATGATACTTACGATACACCGAAATTTGACTGCACAAATCCGGGTTTAACCAAAACCAAGGAGGTAGCCGATTTGTATACAAGTGCTCCCGTAAATGGCACAACAGTAATTTATCCTGCCGCCGCAAAAGACCCAGTTACCGGCAAAGAAATTTTTGATTACATCGAAGCCTATGTCGTTTCAAGTGACGAAGGAGGGAATTTCTACAAAAGCATGTATTTCCAGCCTACAGATGGTTCGAAAGGGTTCAACCTTTCGATAGATGAAGTAAATCTTTATGGCAAAAACTTTCAACCCGGCAAAAAAGTGTTTTTAAAACTAAACGGCTTGGCGTATGCCAACCCAACCAGTTTTGGAAGAGGATTGATTTTTGGAGCGCCACCAACAGAACAATATGCCGTGGACAGACTTGCAACCCTAGTATATCCTAAACACCTTATTGCTTCCTGCGACGTGGTTAGTGAAGACGCCATTGTACACAAAATCACCCTGACACAAGCCCTTAGTGGAGCAAATTATTTGAATACTTTGGTAGAAATTGACGATGTGCAATTTACCGATGAATCAGCAGGAGGAACTTATGATTCCAATAGAGAAGATGATTACGACTCAAGCATTTATGTTACAGACGGAGCCAAAACCCTAACCATTAGAACTAGCCGATTTGCCAATTTTGCCGGCTACAAAGTGCCTGCTGGTAAAGGAAAAATTAGAGGCGTTTTGACCCGATACAATTCTACCTACCAAATTATTATGAGAACCGAACGTGACGCCAATATGCCAAATCCAAGAGTGGATTATACTCCTGCACTTGTTGGTTCAAATTCTACCGTTTTCCCGGCAACCGTAAACGAAACTTTCGAAAGTTATTCTTCTTCACCTTCACAAACAAATTTTCCAAATTACATCAATGATGCAGCTGTTGGCTCAAGGTATTTTGAAGTAAAAACTTTTAGCTCAAATAAATACATACAAATGACTTCGTTTGGTTCTGGAGGAGCAAACAACACTTATTTATTTGTTCCTGTAAATATGACTACCGCAAGTACTTTTTCATTCAAATCGAATATGGGATATTGGAATGGAGCCGTGTTGAAAGTATATTATGTTCTGGCTGCTGATTATACTCCTGGAGGAAAGATTGACGTAACAAAAATGACCAATATTACTTCCACTTTCACAATTCCTACAACGCCTACTTCAGGTTATGGAACTACTTTTACGGCAAGTGGCAACTATGCCATTCCAGCAACCGTAACTGGAAATGGATATTTCGTGTTTGAATATGCAGGAAATGCCAATGCTTTTCCAGCAGTAACCACAACTTTGCAATTGGACAGCATTTTAATCAATTAA